From Candidatus Pedobacter colombiensis, one genomic window encodes:
- a CDS encoding electron transfer flavoprotein subunit beta/FixA family protein, whose protein sequence is MKILVCISNVPDTTTKITFTNDNTQFNTSGVQFIVNPYDEIALSRAIELCEGGKGTVTVINVGEVATEPTIRKALAIGADDAVRINAAPRDAYFTAYQIAEYAKSNDFDIILCGRESIDYNGSQVAAMIGEFLDIPSISIIKKLDYDGSTATIEREIEGGKEIISVSGKFIASCAEGTAEPKIPNMRGIMSARTKPLQVVEAKEIAQLSKVQQFETPPPRGAVKLVPAEDPAKLIDLLHQEAKVI, encoded by the coding sequence ATGAAAATATTAGTTTGTATCAGTAACGTGCCCGACACGACCACAAAAATAACTTTTACTAACGATAATACACAATTCAATACTTCAGGAGTACAGTTTATTGTAAACCCTTATGATGAGATTGCTTTATCAAGAGCAATTGAGCTTTGCGAAGGCGGAAAAGGCACCGTAACCGTAATCAATGTTGGTGAGGTTGCAACAGAACCAACGATAAGAAAAGCATTGGCTATTGGCGCTGATGATGCCGTAAGAATCAATGCTGCACCAAGAGACGCCTATTTCACTGCTTATCAGATCGCTGAATATGCCAAAAGCAATGACTTTGACATCATTCTATGCGGACGTGAATCAATTGATTACAATGGTTCTCAGGTAGCAGCAATGATTGGTGAATTTCTAGACATACCCTCTATTTCTATCATTAAAAAATTAGACTATGATGGAAGCACCGCAACTATAGAACGTGAAATTGAAGGTGGTAAAGAAATTATTTCTGTAAGTGGCAAGTTTATTGCTAGTTGTGCTGAAGGTACAGCAGAACCTAAAATACCTAATATGAGAGGTATTATGTCCGCACGTACCAAACCTTTGCAAGTGGTTGAAGCTAAAGAAATAGCGCAGCTTAGTAAAGTACAACAATTTGAAACCCCGCCTCCGCGTGGAGCAGTTAAATTAGTACCAGCAGAAGATCCTGCTAAATTAATTGACCTGTTGCACCAGGAAGCTAAAGTAATCTAA
- a CDS encoding tetratricopeptide repeat protein has translation MQSTRLAKLLEFLQSDPNDPFVLYALATEYNTSNDTEKALEYYLKLITDHPDYVGTYYHLGKLYQKLGQTEQALNIYQKGMVAARNKRDMHAFSELQGAYNSAAGLDYEDD, from the coding sequence ATGCAAAGTACCCGATTAGCAAAGTTATTGGAGTTTTTACAAAGTGATCCTAATGATCCGTTCGTATTGTACGCATTAGCCACAGAATATAATACTTCAAATGATACAGAAAAAGCACTTGAATATTATTTGAAGTTGATTACAGACCATCCGGATTATGTAGGTACTTACTATCATCTTGGTAAACTTTACCAAAAATTAGGACAAACAGAACAAGCGCTCAACATCTATCAAAAAGGTATGGTTGCAGCAAGAAATAAAAGAGATATGCATGCCTTTTCTGAACTTCAGGGAGCATATAACTCAGCGGCAGGTTTAGATTACGAAGATGACTAA
- the chrA gene encoding chromate efflux transporter: MGKRQLLFIRNVIFFTFTAFGGAQAHLALLLKYFVKNVRFVSEEELLELNALAQVLPGPASTQTLVGVAYKVGGLKLSIITFLIWIIPSAAIMTFAAISFARFDHKEKFVEILKYIQPIALGIVAYGAFNLAKRVLVSQLTIFLAISAAIVTLVLRNAYVFPLAILIGGMVSSAIGTPPEESNIRLKLFSNINPKKLSYFFGVLLFLALMGAIINRTSPFSLPIRLFENFYRNGIVIFGGGQVLVPLMFTEFVQMKQYLSASGFLSGFALQQALPGPTFSFTSYLGALTMRNFGFGVTGQILGGLVGVLGINLPGLILVLFIVPFWEDLKKITRIKYSLTGINAVSVGFIIAAFVLLLIPVALNAMAITIMVVTFLILNYTKISPPFIVLAGILLGYFL; this comes from the coding sequence GTGGGCAAAAGACAATTGTTGTTTATCAGAAATGTAATCTTTTTTACTTTCACGGCTTTTGGAGGTGCCCAGGCGCATTTAGCCCTTTTGCTAAAGTACTTTGTGAAAAATGTTCGGTTCGTATCTGAAGAAGAACTACTTGAACTAAATGCTTTGGCTCAGGTATTACCTGGTCCGGCGTCTACACAAACGCTTGTTGGTGTAGCTTATAAGGTAGGAGGGTTAAAGCTTTCGATCATTACTTTTTTAATCTGGATTATACCCTCGGCAGCAATTATGACTTTCGCAGCCATCAGTTTTGCGCGGTTTGATCATAAAGAAAAGTTTGTAGAAATTTTAAAATATATACAACCTATTGCCTTAGGGATTGTAGCTTATGGTGCATTTAATCTGGCGAAAAGGGTGTTGGTATCACAGCTTACAATATTTTTAGCCATTTCTGCTGCCATTGTAACATTGGTTTTAAGAAATGCTTATGTATTTCCACTTGCTATATTAATCGGAGGGATGGTCTCTTCTGCCATTGGTACACCTCCGGAAGAGAGTAATATCAGGTTGAAGCTATTTTCGAATATTAATCCGAAGAAACTGAGCTATTTTTTTGGGGTATTGCTGTTTTTAGCTTTAATGGGTGCTATTATCAATAGGACTTCGCCATTTAGTTTACCAATCAGGCTATTTGAGAATTTTTACCGTAATGGTATTGTGATTTTTGGGGGTGGACAGGTGTTGGTTCCACTGATGTTTACTGAGTTTGTACAAATGAAGCAGTATCTAAGTGCTTCTGGTTTTTTGTCAGGATTTGCCTTACAACAAGCTTTGCCGGGGCCAACATTTTCATTTACCAGTTATCTTGGTGCATTGACTATGCGGAATTTCGGGTTTGGTGTTACCGGTCAAATCTTAGGTGGTTTGGTTGGGGTGCTGGGAATTAACTTGCCAGGGCTAATTCTTGTTTTGTTTATCGTTCCATTTTGGGAAGATCTAAAAAAAATCACTCGCATTAAATACTCTTTAACAGGTATTAATGCGGTGAGTGTTGGATTTATTATTGCAGCTTTTGTGCTATTGCTGATACCGGTAGCTTTAAATGCAATGGCTATAACAATAATGGTGGTTACTTTTTTGATTCTTAATTACACCAAAATAAGCCCACCTTTTATTGTATTAGCCGGAATACTTTTAGGTTACTTTTTATAA
- the dnaB gene encoding replicative DNA helicase, with amino-acid sequence MSNDHPSQGQDKASFSARKNRLSNTIGTMGRIPPQAIDLEEAVLGALMLEKDALSTVIDILKPEMFYHEGHKKIFEAIQGLFQKSKPVDILTVTSEMRTLGLLEMIGGAYYITNLTNRVASAANIEFHARIVSQKYIQRELIRISSEIISNAYEDTTDIFDLLDQAEKGLFDIAQNNLRRDTQKMDEIVKQSLATLEELRTKSDGLTGVPSGFTDLDRITGGWQPSDLVIIAARPAMGKTAFVLTCARNASVQFHRPAVVFSLEMSSVQLVNRLISGEAEIEQEKIRKGNLAEWEWQQLHSKIGGLTEAPLLIDDTPALNIFEFRAKCRRLKAQYDIQLIIIDYLQLMHGKGEGQGGGGNREQEIGSISRALKSVAKELNVPVLALSQLSRAVESRPGVNGKRPMLSDLRESGSIEQDADMVLFLYRPEYYGITEDEQGRSQAGVGEVIIAKHRNGETGIVPLRFIGKYVKFADLEESFAAPTSFSMDSPSAGMQPSQDFDRPAGNVIIKPSRMDDMHDDAPF; translated from the coding sequence ATGAGTAACGATCACCCATCCCAAGGACAAGATAAGGCAAGCTTTAGTGCGCGGAAAAACAGATTAAGTAATACAATAGGCACTATGGGAAGAATACCTCCCCAGGCTATTGATCTTGAAGAAGCTGTTTTGGGAGCCTTAATGCTTGAAAAAGATGCGCTATCTACCGTTATTGATATTCTTAAGCCAGAAATGTTTTATCACGAAGGTCACAAAAAAATCTTCGAAGCCATCCAGGGACTTTTCCAAAAATCAAAACCTGTTGATATTTTAACGGTTACTTCAGAAATGCGTACACTGGGCTTATTGGAAATGATTGGTGGTGCATATTATATTACCAACCTGACAAACAGGGTTGCTTCGGCAGCGAATATTGAATTTCACGCGAGGATTGTCTCTCAAAAATATATCCAAAGGGAACTGATCAGAATCTCTTCAGAGATCATATCGAACGCCTATGAAGATACAACTGATATTTTCGACCTGTTGGATCAGGCTGAAAAGGGATTATTTGATATTGCTCAAAACAACTTAAGGAGAGATACACAGAAGATGGATGAGATTGTTAAACAATCTTTAGCTACTCTGGAAGAACTTCGAACCAAAAGTGATGGTTTAACAGGGGTGCCTTCAGGTTTTACTGATTTGGACCGTATTACCGGTGGATGGCAACCTTCAGATTTGGTGATCATTGCTGCCCGTCCCGCGATGGGTAAAACAGCTTTTGTGTTAACCTGTGCCAGAAATGCCTCTGTTCAATTTCACCGCCCAGCTGTAGTATTCTCTTTAGAGATGTCCTCCGTACAGTTGGTAAATCGTCTAATTTCCGGTGAAGCAGAAATTGAACAGGAAAAAATCAGAAAGGGAAATCTCGCTGAATGGGAATGGCAACAATTGCACAGTAAAATAGGCGGACTTACAGAGGCTCCGCTCCTTATAGATGATACCCCTGCTCTTAATATCTTTGAATTCAGAGCGAAATGCAGAAGGTTAAAAGCTCAGTATGACATCCAACTCATCATCATCGATTATTTACAGCTAATGCATGGTAAAGGTGAAGGACAAGGTGGCGGTGGAAACAGGGAACAAGAAATTGGTAGTATTTCAAGGGCCTTAAAATCAGTAGCTAAGGAGTTGAACGTACCAGTGCTTGCACTATCTCAGTTAAGTCGTGCCGTAGAGAGTAGACCAGGTGTAAATGGAAAAAGGCCAATGCTATCAGATTTGCGTGAATCTGGATCTATTGAGCAGGATGCGGATATGGTATTGTTCTTGTACAGACCGGAATATTATGGCATCACTGAAGATGAACAAGGACGCTCTCAGGCAGGTGTTGGTGAGGTTATTATTGCGAAGCACCGTAACGGTGAAACAGGTATCGTACCACTTCGCTTTATTGGTAAATATGTGAAATTTGCAGACTTAGAAGAAAGCTTTGCTGCACCGACTTCATTCTCAATGGATAGTCCAAGTGCCGGAATGCAACCTTCACAGGATTTTGATAGACCCGCAGGAAACGTAATCATTAAACCTTCACGCATGGATGACATGCATGATGATGCTCCTTTTTAG
- the rlmB gene encoding 23S rRNA (guanosine(2251)-2'-O)-methyltransferase RlmB → MENSRRPSRPKENNEFVFGIRSVIEAIKAGKDVESIYVQRGLTGGIILELKALLKDTDIPVHNVPIEKLNRMTQKNHQGVIAVISAITFQKIEDIIPLIYEKGETPLILILDGVTDVRNMGAIARTAACAGVHALVVPSKNSAQINADAIKTSAGALFSIPVCRHQNLHKVALYLQECGLQIVACTEKTTDLIYAPDYTAPTAIVMGAEDEGISNEIMRMANHLAKIPMVGEISSLNVSVSAGVILYEAIRQRQ, encoded by the coding sequence ATGGAAAATTCCAGAAGACCTTCAAGACCTAAAGAAAATAATGAATTTGTATTTGGTATACGTTCTGTAATAGAGGCTATTAAAGCTGGAAAAGATGTAGAAAGTATATATGTACAGCGTGGGCTTACGGGCGGGATTATTTTAGAGCTAAAAGCTTTATTAAAAGATACTGATATTCCGGTACATAATGTGCCTATTGAAAAGTTAAACCGGATGACACAGAAGAATCATCAGGGGGTAATAGCAGTGATTTCAGCAATCACCTTTCAAAAAATTGAAGATATTATTCCTTTGATTTATGAGAAAGGGGAGACTCCTTTGATATTAATATTGGATGGGGTTACTGATGTAAGGAATATGGGGGCTATTGCCAGAACTGCAGCCTGTGCAGGGGTACATGCACTTGTTGTACCTTCAAAAAATTCTGCACAGATCAATGCTGATGCCATTAAGACCTCGGCCGGAGCTTTGTTTAGCATTCCGGTATGCAGACATCAAAACTTACATAAAGTAGCACTGTATTTGCAGGAGTGCGGCTTACAGATTGTAGCTTGTACGGAAAAAACAACCGATTTGATTTATGCACCTGATTATACAGCTCCAACAGCAATTGTAATGGGCGCTGAAGATGAGGGGATATCCAATGAGATCATGCGCATGGCTAATCACCTCGCTAAGATTCCAATGGTAGGAGAGATTAGCTCTCTTAATGTGTCTGTTTCAGCTGGAGTTATTCTTTATGAGGCCATCAGACAGCGGCAATAG
- a CDS encoding Hsp70 family protein, with translation MSKFLYGIDFGTTNSALSIYDEEKKEIVDTIIVPSILYFQSDQPTAEALKYVVGEEAIASYISDGMKGRFMKSIKRILPRSSFIETRIHNKRFNASDLVTLILKELKNRADLITGYDCRKAIIGRPVFFDDENSSKDALAQKRLNKAAENAGFDQVRFQFEPIGAAFAYEKTISKQEKVLVADLGGGTTDFTYLELDPAKIGSKDRRKDIIATGGIYIGGDSFDSAFMWDKGTPYFGKHTMYEAAPGKMLKVPVSLFANICSWEQMNFFNGQKVKNDLQTYYHYAKQDKSFKNLITLTDNNLGYSVFQSIEKTKIELSKQTSSTFKYAKMEIEINEEVTIDQYETIIEKDMAKISRYLEEFLSVNQIKPEAINSLFLTGGTSMVCAVKNLFKSKFPNIPIHTGDNFMSVAKGLAYSGYLFDEE, from the coding sequence ATGAGTAAGTTTTTATATGGAATTGATTTTGGAACAACCAATTCGGCCCTGTCTATCTATGATGAAGAGAAAAAAGAGATTGTAGACACTATTATTGTCCCCTCAATTCTATATTTCCAAAGTGATCAACCCACTGCTGAAGCTTTAAAATACGTTGTTGGAGAAGAAGCGATCGCCTCCTACATTAGCGATGGAATGAAAGGACGCTTTATGAAATCTATCAAGCGTATCCTACCAAGAAGCAGTTTTATTGAAACCCGGATCCACAATAAAAGATTCAACGCGTCCGACCTGGTGACACTTATCTTAAAGGAATTAAAAAATAGGGCTGATCTCATTACAGGATACGATTGTCGCAAAGCCATTATAGGCAGACCGGTGTTCTTTGATGACGAGAACTCATCTAAAGATGCACTGGCTCAAAAAAGGTTGAATAAAGCAGCAGAAAATGCAGGTTTCGACCAGGTAAGGTTTCAGTTTGAGCCAATAGGCGCAGCCTTTGCCTATGAAAAAACCATCAGCAAGCAAGAGAAAGTATTGGTTGCCGATTTAGGAGGAGGAACAACAGATTTTACCTATCTGGAACTAGACCCGGCTAAAATTGGCAGTAAAGATCGCAGAAAGGACATTATAGCTACCGGCGGTATATACATTGGTGGAGATAGCTTCGATTCTGCATTTATGTGGGATAAAGGCACCCCCTATTTTGGGAAACATACTATGTATGAAGCAGCCCCAGGAAAAATGCTAAAAGTACCGGTATCTCTATTTGCCAACATCTGTTCCTGGGAGCAAATGAATTTTTTTAATGGTCAAAAAGTAAAAAATGACCTGCAAACTTATTATCATTATGCAAAGCAGGACAAAAGCTTCAAAAATCTAATTACCCTAACCGATAATAACCTTGGTTATTCTGTATTCCAGTCCATAGAAAAAACAAAGATAGAATTGTCTAAACAGACCTCATCAACTTTTAAGTACGCTAAAATGGAAATAGAGATCAATGAAGAAGTCACGATTGATCAATATGAAACAATCATCGAAAAAGATATGGCAAAAATCAGTCGTTATCTGGAAGAGTTTTTGTCTGTTAATCAAATTAAACCAGAAGCCATAAACAGTCTGTTTTTAACTGGTGGAACCTCAATGGTTTGCGCAGTTAAAAACCTGTTTAAATCCAAATTCCCGAATATTCCAATTCATACGGGCGACAACTTTATGAGTGTTGCTAAAGGATTGGCATACAGTGGATATTTATTTGACGAAGAATAA
- a CDS encoding mannose-1-phosphate guanylyltransferase, with translation MNKNNYALIMAGGVGSRFWPVSRTEFPKQFIDFFGVGKTLIQSTYERFLKICPPENIFVVTNDIYTSIVKEQLPDLNENQILAEPIMRNTAPCISYGSMKIASLNPDATIVVAPSDHTITNQSAFIAAIEQSLKAASENDCLITLGIKPSRPDTGYGYIQYVENTLKTDNQIHKVKIFTEKPNIDLAKSFIQSGDFLWNAGIFIWSAKSINEAFSKHLPEMHEIFLQGNPIYNTESEKNFISDAYQQCTNISIDFGIMEKADNVYVLPADFGWSDLGTWASIYDIAEHDYVGNAVIPAEQVMMFNSSNCMVNVPKDKLVILQGLHDYIVVESNNTLLICPRSEEQNIKQVVADVKAKFGTKFI, from the coding sequence ATGAATAAAAATAATTACGCATTAATAATGGCTGGTGGAGTTGGCAGTCGTTTTTGGCCAGTAAGCAGAACTGAATTTCCAAAACAATTTATTGATTTTTTTGGTGTTGGAAAAACATTAATTCAGAGCACTTACGAACGTTTTTTAAAGATATGTCCGCCAGAGAATATTTTTGTTGTTACCAATGACATATATACCAGCATCGTTAAGGAACAATTGCCTGATCTGAATGAAAATCAAATACTGGCAGAGCCGATCATGCGCAACACAGCGCCATGTATCTCTTACGGTTCCATGAAAATTGCCAGTCTTAATCCTGATGCAACCATTGTAGTTGCTCCATCAGATCATACCATAACTAACCAAAGTGCTTTTATAGCTGCAATTGAGCAATCTTTAAAAGCGGCATCCGAAAATGACTGTCTGATCACATTGGGTATCAAACCAAGCAGACCAGACACAGGATACGGTTATATTCAATATGTCGAAAACACTTTAAAAACTGATAACCAAATCCATAAAGTAAAGATTTTTACGGAGAAGCCTAATATTGACCTGGCAAAATCTTTTATACAAAGTGGAGATTTTTTATGGAACGCCGGGATCTTTATCTGGTCAGCGAAATCTATAAACGAAGCTTTCTCTAAACATCTGCCAGAAATGCATGAGATATTTTTGCAGGGAAATCCAATCTATAATACCGAAAGTGAAAAGAATTTCATCAGTGATGCTTATCAGCAATGCACCAATATCTCTATAGACTTTGGAATTATGGAAAAGGCAGATAATGTCTATGTATTACCTGCTGATTTCGGTTGGTCTGATTTAGGTACCTGGGCTTCGATATACGACATTGCAGAGCATGATTACGTTGGAAATGCAGTAATACCTGCAGAACAGGTGATGATGTTCAACTCATCTAATTGTATGGTCAATGTACCTAAAGATAAACTAGTCATTTTACAAGGCCTACATGATTATATTGTTGTAGAGTCGAACAACACCTTGCTGATTTGTCCAAGATCAGAAGAACAAAACATTAAACAAGTAGTAGCGGATGTAAAAGCTAAATTCGGAACAAAATTCATTTAG
- a CDS encoding KpsF/GutQ family sugar-phosphate isomerase yields MKSKKSIIDAGVSTLQLEAEAILGLIKNINDDFVKAVNLIIESQGRVIITGIGKSAIIAQKIVATFNSTGTPAIFMHAADAVHGDLGMIQKNDIVICISKSGNTPEIKVLAPLLKQSGNTMIGMIGQLNSELARQADLVLNTYVEKEACPHNLAPTTSTTAQLAMGDALAICLLHSRDFNEQDFAKYHPGGSLGKKLYLKTGDLALKNQKPSISPDASVNDVIIEISQNRLGAVVVVDENVILGIITDGDIRRMLQKHSDLTNIKASDLMNPNPKRIEKDLLALNALEIIKENNITQLLVTDAGNYFGIVHLHDLLQEGII; encoded by the coding sequence TTGAAAAGTAAAAAATCTATTATCGACGCTGGTGTCAGCACGTTACAGTTGGAAGCTGAAGCCATTTTAGGCTTAATTAAGAATATAAATGATGATTTTGTTAAGGCAGTTAACCTAATTATCGAAAGTCAGGGCCGTGTAATCATTACAGGAATTGGTAAAAGTGCTATTATTGCGCAAAAAATCGTTGCGACTTTTAACTCTACAGGCACTCCGGCCATCTTTATGCATGCGGCAGATGCTGTTCATGGTGACCTTGGTATGATCCAAAAAAATGACATCGTTATCTGCATTTCTAAAAGTGGCAACACACCAGAAATAAAAGTATTGGCTCCCTTACTTAAACAATCCGGCAACACGATGATTGGAATGATTGGCCAACTAAATTCTGAACTGGCCAGGCAAGCAGACCTTGTATTAAACACCTACGTTGAAAAAGAGGCTTGTCCACATAACCTTGCTCCTACGACCAGCACAACAGCTCAGCTTGCCATGGGTGATGCACTTGCAATATGCCTGCTACATTCAAGAGATTTCAATGAGCAAGATTTTGCAAAATATCATCCCGGAGGTTCCTTAGGAAAGAAACTATATTTAAAAACCGGTGATCTGGCTTTAAAAAACCAAAAACCATCTATTAGCCCCGATGCATCTGTAAATGATGTCATCATAGAAATTAGTCAAAACCGTTTAGGCGCAGTAGTTGTTGTTGATGAAAATGTTATCTTAGGCATAATTACAGATGGAGACATCCGAAGGATGCTTCAAAAACATTCTGATTTAACCAATATTAAAGCGAGCGACTTAATGAACCCTAATCCTAAAAGAATTGAGAAAGATCTCTTAGCGCTAAATGCGCTTGAAATTATAAAAGAGAACAATATCACTCAATTATTAGTTACCGATGCTGGAAATTACTTTGGTATCGTACATTTGCACGACCTTCTTCAGGAAGGCATAATTTGA